From a region of the Synechococcus sp. PCC 7502 genome:
- the kaiC gene encoding circadian clock protein KaiC, with translation MLKIINNLKPQLPKCLTGIHGLDEITGGGLPQGRPTLVCGSAGCGKTLLGVEFLVHGAVDYGEAGVLMTFEETAEEITQNVASLGWELDQLVTDGKLIIDHVYINPLGIEETGEYDLEGLFIRLGSAIAEIGAKRVVLDTIEVLFAGLHNTNIVRAEIRRLFGWLKQQGVTAIITGERGENTLTRQGLEEYVSDCVIRLEQRTVAEISTRYLQIFKYRGTRHGVNEYPFLIEENGIFVAPITSLKLDHDISTEQISTGIPRLDTMLDGGGYYRGSSILVTGMAGTGKTTLAGYFASSTCDRGERCLYLATEEAPQQILRNQRSIGLDLNHYIDSGLLRLEAVRPTAYGLEMRLIKILAWVNEFQPTAVVIDPMSNLATTETHNQTKNFLMRLIDLFKAQQITVFFTNLLQSGNLGESIEVNISSLMDTWLELRTIETNGERNRTLSILKSRGMNHSNQVREFLVTSEGVELVDVYLGAHGFLTGTARAAQQAQEKSDKLSQQQEFERKKRRFDYQQAFIRAQIAALEVQLATEREELDMSNRQEKVNQQILFDDRDSMAELRNAD, from the coding sequence ATGCTCAAAATAATTAATAATCTCAAACCGCAATTACCCAAATGCCTGACGGGGATTCATGGACTAGATGAAATTACGGGTGGCGGACTACCACAAGGGCGACCAACTTTAGTCTGTGGTTCTGCTGGTTGTGGCAAGACCCTGCTAGGAGTTGAGTTCTTGGTACATGGAGCCGTGGATTATGGTGAAGCGGGTGTGCTAATGACCTTTGAAGAGACAGCCGAGGAAATTACCCAAAACGTGGCTTCCTTAGGATGGGAGCTTGATCAGCTAGTAACCGATGGCAAGCTCATTATTGACCATGTTTATATTAATCCTCTGGGAATAGAAGAAACAGGTGAATACGATCTTGAAGGCTTATTTATCAGACTTGGTAGTGCGATCGCCGAAATTGGAGCAAAGCGGGTAGTTCTGGATACAATTGAGGTCTTATTCGCAGGTTTGCATAATACCAATATCGTACGGGCGGAGATCAGGCGTTTATTTGGATGGTTAAAACAACAGGGTGTAACTGCAATTATTACAGGTGAACGGGGAGAAAATACCTTAACTCGCCAGGGATTGGAAGAATATGTCTCAGATTGCGTGATTCGGCTGGAGCAGCGAACTGTTGCAGAAATTAGCACCCGTTATTTACAAATATTTAAATATCGAGGGACTAGGCATGGAGTTAATGAATACCCGTTTTTAATTGAGGAAAATGGTATTTTTGTCGCCCCGATTACCTCACTAAAGCTAGACCATGATATTTCGACAGAACAGATTTCCACAGGAATCCCTCGCCTTGATACGATGCTAGACGGTGGTGGCTATTATCGGGGCAGCAGCATTTTAGTAACGGGAATGGCAGGTACAGGTAAAACTACCTTAGCTGGTTATTTTGCCTCCTCAACTTGCGATCGCGGTGAACGCTGTTTATATTTAGCAACTGAAGAAGCTCCTCAACAAATCTTGAGAAACCAACGTTCCATTGGATTAGACTTAAACCATTATATCGACAGTGGATTACTGCGACTAGAAGCAGTCCGCCCCACTGCCTATGGATTGGAAATGCGCTTAATCAAAATCCTTGCTTGGGTAAATGAATTTCAGCCGACCGCCGTTGTCATCGATCCCATGAGTAATCTTGCGACCACTGAAACCCATAACCAAACTAAAAACTTTCTGATGCGCCTGATCGATCTGTTTAAGGCTCAACAAATTACAGTTTTTTTTACTAATCTGCTTCAGTCTGGGAATTTGGGGGAATCTATCGAAGTTAATATCTCCTCGCTCATGGATACTTGGTTAGAACTCCGTACCATAGAAACCAATGGAGAGCGTAATCGCACTTTGAGCATTCTCAAATCCCGTGGCATGAATCATTCCAACCAAGTACGGGAATTTCTGGTCACCAGTGAAGGAGTGGAGTTGGTAGATGTTTATCTAGGGGCGCATGGTTTCCTGACGGGGACAGCCCGAGCCGCTCAACAGGCACAGGAAAAGTCAGATAAATTAAGCCAACAGCAAGAGTTTGAGCGTAAAAAACGGCGATTTGATTATCAGCAAGCATTTATCCGCGCCCAGATCGCTGCCCTTGAAGTTCAGTTAGCAACGGAACGGGAAGAATTAGATATGTCGAATCGTCAGGAGAAGGTAAATCAACAGATTTTATTTGATGATCGCGATAGTATGGCAGAACTACGCAATGCTGACTAA
- a CDS encoding response regulator — protein sequence MNLASILIIDDEADNFDVIETLLSDQNYQLHYAESGEIAIASLEVFQPDLILLDVMMPNMDGIEVCKVIRTLPEWKAIPIVMVTALNSKEDLAKCLNAGATDFISKPLNSLEFRARVKSMLRIREQQNRLERANALILAQLEATLEGVIAANEQGQLVAYNKKICDMWGIHPIAKELEAQDLLLLPLLHEAKFPEKLSTILEDTYDSPDQVSYGELETDDLIYEYFSSPVTSPNGKFWGFVWRFRDITDRKLEEKALQEAKEEAESALRIKSDFLAMMSHEIRTPINGVLGMTELLSTTPLEQDQQRFVQSIQTSGEILLTVINDILDFSKLESGKLLLEHIPLDVHAIVADTCSLLAKQAQEKGIELSCEVDASTPTYIIGDAIRLRQILLNLANNAVKFTPAGVVRLSVSLSPDTENGLELLFKVQDSGIGLTPAQLEKLFQPFTQASISTARKYGGTGLGLAICQKLVRMMGGRIWAESVINEGSTFSFVLPAVITTEIPQAITPFEGRNMLRQTHPLNTNLATKMPLNILIAEDNLINQELVLAMLGKMGYAPTVVNNGAEAIAALKTDTYDLVFLDVQMPVMNGLETATYIVNQWVEISTHPSRPTLIAMTASAMQGDREMCLDAGMDDYITKPIFFDTLQRILERWGNVPKEIATPQTTAEVNTEFDENALNEIAKVSLNLPKRMITIFLTDESPNLLKNLRQATLDKDADQIEYNAHNLKGSSRMLGAIAFADACFAMEVAGRQRQLDQVDILMTKVEELLPSLIAYLQNYLDQSALESSPT from the coding sequence ATGAATCTAGCATCTATCTTAATCATTGACGACGAAGCCGATAATTTTGATGTAATAGAGACTCTTTTAAGTGATCAAAACTACCAGTTGCATTACGCCGAAAGTGGAGAAATTGCGATCGCCTCTCTGGAGGTATTCCAACCTGATTTGATTTTACTAGATGTGATGATGCCCAACATGGACGGCATAGAAGTCTGCAAAGTCATTAGAACTCTACCTGAGTGGAAAGCAATTCCAATCGTAATGGTAACTGCTTTAAATTCCAAAGAAGATTTAGCCAAATGCCTGAATGCAGGGGCTACTGACTTTATTAGCAAGCCTCTAAATTCTCTGGAGTTTAGAGCAAGAGTTAAGTCAATGCTACGGATTCGAGAACAACAAAACCGCCTAGAACGTGCCAATGCTCTGATTCTTGCTCAACTGGAGGCAACTTTAGAAGGGGTAATTGCTGCCAATGAACAGGGGCAGTTAGTGGCATACAACAAAAAAATCTGTGATATGTGGGGTATTCATCCCATTGCTAAAGAACTTGAAGCACAGGATTTACTGTTACTGCCTTTGTTACATGAAGCCAAATTTCCTGAAAAACTCTCTACAATTCTGGAAGATACCTATGATTCCCCCGATCAAGTCAGTTACGGAGAGCTAGAAACCGATGACCTGATCTATGAATACTTTAGTAGTCCTGTTACTTCACCCAATGGTAAGTTTTGGGGCTTTGTGTGGCGATTTCGAGACATTACCGATCGCAAACTAGAAGAAAAAGCCCTCCAAGAGGCAAAGGAAGAAGCCGAATCTGCCCTAAGGATCAAGTCTGACTTTTTGGCAATGATGAGCCATGAAATCCGCACTCCGATTAATGGTGTCCTAGGTATGACAGAGCTTTTATCAACTACCCCCCTAGAACAGGATCAACAAAGATTTGTCCAATCTATTCAAACTAGCGGCGAAATTCTCTTAACTGTAATTAATGACATCCTCGATTTCTCCAAATTGGAATCAGGAAAGCTTTTACTAGAGCATATACCCCTTGATGTCCACGCGATCGTGGCTGATACCTGTTCACTTCTGGCTAAACAAGCTCAAGAAAAAGGCATTGAGTTAAGTTGTGAGGTTGATGCAAGCACGCCGACTTATATCATTGGAGATGCCATTCGTCTCCGCCAAATCTTACTGAATCTGGCTAATAATGCCGTTAAGTTTACCCCCGCAGGTGTAGTGCGTTTATCTGTATCCCTATCCCCAGACACAGAAAATGGACTGGAACTTCTATTTAAAGTGCAAGATTCAGGTATTGGGTTAACTCCTGCCCAATTAGAAAAGCTATTTCAACCATTTACCCAAGCATCAATCTCCACAGCGCGTAAGTATGGCGGCACAGGATTAGGGCTGGCAATTTGTCAAAAGCTTGTGCGGATGATGGGCGGCAGAATTTGGGCGGAAAGTGTGATTAATGAAGGTTCTACCTTTTCCTTCGTTTTACCTGCCGTCATTACCACTGAAATTCCCCAAGCGATTACGCCGTTTGAAGGTAGAAATATGCTGCGGCAAACTCATCCCCTCAATACAAATCTGGCAACTAAAATGCCACTCAATATCCTAATTGCCGAAGATAATCTGATTAATCAGGAGCTAGTTTTAGCAATGCTAGGAAAAATGGGCTACGCTCCCACCGTTGTCAATAACGGAGCCGAAGCAATTGCCGCACTTAAAACTGATACCTATGATCTGGTATTCCTAGATGTGCAGATGCCAGTGATGAATGGTTTAGAAACTGCCACCTATATTGTCAACCAATGGGTAGAAATATCAACTCATCCGTCTCGACCGACTTTAATTGCGATGACTGCTAGTGCCATGCAGGGCGATCGAGAAATGTGTTTGGATGCGGGCATGGATGACTATATTACTAAGCCCATATTTTTTGATACCTTACAAAGAATCCTAGAGCGATGGGGAAATGTTCCTAAGGAAATTGCCACGCCCCAAACCACGGCTGAAGTTAATACTGAATTTGATGAGAATGCCCTCAATGAGATTGCCAAAGTTTCACTGAACTTACCCAAACGCATGATCACGATCTTCCTTACAGACGAATCTCCGAATTTGCTCAAAAACCTGCGTCAAGCTACCTTAGATAAAGATGCAGACCAAATAGAATATAACGCCCATAACTTAAAGGGCAGTAGCAGAATGTTGGGAGCGATCGCCTTTGCAGATGCTTGTTTTGCCATGGAAGTTGCAGGTCGTCAACGCCAATTAGATCAAGTTGATATTCTCATGACAAAGGTTGAGGAACTCTTGCCCTCACTTATAGCCTATTTACAAAATTACCTAGATCAATCTGCTCTCGAAAGTTCACCGACATAG
- a CDS encoding ATP-binding protein: MTKTFSASILAQAIAQDLLIISAESCLGDVLELIKQTHEHNSGQSGERIKSPRNGHLCVLVIADAQIVGILTQSDLLRLMVINSGGKEIRNEIKVAEVMTQPVITLRKSEVEDAFTPLNLLRQHHISYLPLVDEHNYPIGLFTLNDLLPIIDFTEINNHREKMQSESLLTAIANRIQTSLDLQIILDTTVQEIRQFLQTDRVIAYRFEPDWSGIIVAESVVPQWSSLLDRTITDPHFQEHMVEPYKNGRIQVTDNIYQGNLTECHRDFLIQIEVKAIIVVPILNGDQLWGLLAAQECAKVRHWEGLTISLLQNLATHIGIAIQQSSTMMQLQRLNQELESKIVKRTTALQNSENRLDLIVSNISEGILIANQEGRIVFANPSASRIFGIEVQQLKGILIGVPNIVHNQFEITYFSHDGKIGESEFQVVPITWDQEPAYLISIHDITERQQAEAKLLKTQMDLAEAQKIAHVGSWEFDVFTQTVSWSPELYRIFKLNPEEIELTYEEISKYFHPPDWHTLDDLITHAIKFGESYEVDLQIIRGDGSTGYIFAQGNPRRNAAGEISYLFGTALDISDRKQTEMQLQLTNQELSRATRLKDEFLANMSHELRTPLNAILGMTEGLQDEVFGSVNERQMKALQTVERSSSHLLALINDILDVAKIESGQIELDFAPTNISTLCQSSLAFIKQQSLNKRIQLEIKVPQDLPEQMLDERRMRQVLINLLNNAMKFTPEGGRISLEVSQQQNWLHFAIADTGIGISSDNIKKLFQPFVQIDSALNRQYTGTGLGLALVKQMVELHGGKVGLTSELGIGSCFTIDLPIVSDSISKAIASDQPLDQPLKNLVTDLPDAEYKQLSPLILIADDNDANTITVSSYLSAKGYRMILAQNGKEAIAMAKAHHPDIILMDIQMPVMDGLEAIKLIRLDPDLTKIPIIALTALAMPDDRERCLTAGASDYLAKPVKLKQLVSSIQQVLGVS; the protein is encoded by the coding sequence GTGACCAAAACCTTTAGTGCCTCGATACTAGCGCAGGCGATCGCTCAAGATCTGCTAATTATTAGTGCGGAGTCTTGTCTCGGTGATGTATTAGAGTTAATTAAGCAAACCCATGAGCATAATTCTGGGCAATCAGGAGAAAGGATAAAATCGCCTAGAAATGGTCACTTATGTGTTTTGGTAATTGCTGATGCTCAAATTGTAGGAATTTTAACTCAGTCTGATCTATTGCGATTAATGGTCATAAACTCAGGCGGTAAGGAAATTCGTAATGAAATTAAGGTTGCCGAGGTGATGACTCAACCTGTGATTACATTACGAAAATCAGAAGTTGAAGATGCTTTTACGCCTCTGAATTTGTTACGCCAACATCACATTAGTTATTTGCCACTTGTAGATGAGCATAATTATCCGATTGGGCTTTTTACTTTAAATGATCTATTGCCAATTATTGATTTCACAGAGATCAATAATCATAGGGAAAAGATGCAATCCGAATCATTATTAACAGCGATCGCTAATCGCATTCAAACTTCATTAGACTTACAGATTATTCTCGATACCACAGTTCAAGAAATTCGGCAGTTTCTGCAAACCGATCGAGTAATTGCCTACCGTTTTGAACCCGACTGGAGTGGCATCATTGTTGCCGAATCGGTTGTACCTCAATGGAGTTCACTCCTAGACAGAACCATCACTGATCCACACTTTCAAGAGCATATGGTGGAGCCTTATAAAAATGGACGCATTCAGGTCACAGATAATATTTATCAAGGGAACCTAACTGAGTGTCATAGAGATTTTCTGATTCAGATTGAAGTGAAAGCAATTATTGTTGTACCGATCTTGAATGGCGATCAGCTTTGGGGATTATTAGCAGCACAAGAATGTGCCAAAGTTCGCCACTGGGAAGGATTAACCATATCACTACTGCAAAACTTGGCTACGCATATTGGAATTGCCATTCAGCAATCAAGTACAATGATGCAATTGCAGCGTCTCAATCAAGAACTAGAAAGCAAAATCGTAAAACGGACTACTGCCCTACAAAACAGTGAGAACCGCTTAGATTTGATTGTTTCTAATATCTCGGAAGGAATTTTAATTGCCAACCAAGAAGGGCGTATAGTTTTTGCAAATCCATCGGCGAGTAGAATCTTTGGGATAGAGGTTCAGCAATTGAAGGGGATACTTATTGGCGTACCCAACATTGTGCATAATCAATTTGAAATTACCTATTTCTCCCATGATGGCAAAATTGGCGAAAGTGAGTTTCAAGTTGTGCCAATTACATGGGATCAAGAACCTGCATATTTGATATCTATCCACGATATTACCGAACGCCAACAAGCTGAGGCAAAGTTACTAAAAACTCAAATGGATTTAGCAGAGGCTCAGAAAATTGCCCATGTCGGCAGTTGGGAATTTGATGTGTTCACCCAAACGGTTTCATGGTCACCTGAGCTTTATCGCATCTTTAAGCTTAATCCAGAGGAAATTGAGCTTACCTACGAGGAGATCAGTAAATACTTTCATCCTCCTGATTGGCATACTTTAGATGATTTAATTACCCATGCTATTAAATTTGGTGAGTCCTATGAAGTCGATTTACAGATTATTAGGGGCGATGGTTCCACTGGTTATATCTTTGCTCAGGGTAATCCCAGACGTAATGCGGCGGGGGAAATAAGTTATCTGTTTGGCACGGCTCTGGATATTAGCGATCGCAAACAAACGGAAATGCAACTGCAACTAACTAACCAAGAACTCTCTCGTGCCACCCGCTTAAAGGATGAGTTTTTAGCCAATATGAGCCATGAACTTCGTACCCCCCTCAATGCCATTTTAGGTATGACCGAAGGATTGCAAGATGAAGTCTTTGGTTCTGTAAATGAGCGGCAGATGAAAGCGTTGCAAACAGTGGAACGTAGTAGCAGTCACCTGTTGGCGTTAATTAATGATATTCTTGATGTCGCTAAAATTGAATCAGGACAGATTGAACTAGATTTTGCTCCCACTAATATTTCGACCCTATGCCAATCTAGTCTGGCATTTATTAAACAGCAATCTCTGAATAAGCGAATTCAGTTAGAGATTAAAGTACCCCAAGATTTACCTGAGCAAATGCTAGATGAGCGACGGATGCGGCAGGTATTGATTAATTTGTTGAATAATGCCATGAAATTTACGCCAGAGGGTGGACGGATTTCTTTAGAAGTTTCTCAGCAGCAAAATTGGCTCCACTTTGCGATCGCTGATACAGGGATTGGGATTTCTTCAGACAATATTAAAAAGTTATTTCAGCCTTTTGTCCAAATTGATAGTGCCTTAAATCGTCAGTACACAGGCACAGGTTTGGGACTGGCTCTGGTTAAACAAATGGTGGAGTTGCATGGTGGCAAGGTAGGTTTGACCAGTGAATTAGGCATAGGTAGCTGCTTTACGATTGATCTGCCCATAGTTTCTGATAGCATTTCTAAAGCGATCGCCTCTGATCAACCTCTTGATCAACCCCTAAAAAACTTAGTAACGGATTTACCAGACGCTGAATATAAACAACTATCCCCTTTGATCCTCATAGCTGATGATAATGATGCCAATACTATAACTGTCTCTAGTTATTTGAGTGCCAAGGGTTATCGGATGATCTTGGCTCAGAATGGTAAAGAAGCGATCGCCATGGCAAAAGCCCATCATCCAGACATAATTTTGATGGATATTCAAATGCCAGTCATGGATGGACTAGAAGCTATTAAACTGATTCGGCTCGATCCCGACTTAACTAAGATACCAATTATTGCCCTGACAGCCCTAGCAATGCCCGATGATCGGGAGCGTTGTCTCACCGCAGGAGCTAGTGATTATTTGGCTAAACCTGTTAAGCTAAAGCAATTGGTAAGCTCTATACAACAAGTTTTAGGAGTTTCTTAG
- a CDS encoding circadian clock KaiB family protein: MSTNSLDELNLSEHEMWELRLYVAGKSAKSLLAIANLQKICDEFLDGQYRIEVIDLIEHPHIARKDQIIAVPTLIKKLPLPFKQIIGDLSNQEKVLVGLELKKVTN; this comes from the coding sequence ATGTCTACTAATTCACTGGATGAGCTTAATTTATCTGAACATGAAATGTGGGAACTGCGACTATATGTGGCGGGAAAATCAGCTAAGTCACTTTTAGCGATCGCCAATTTGCAAAAAATCTGTGATGAGTTCCTAGATGGACAATATCGGATTGAAGTAATTGATTTAATTGAGCATCCGCATATTGCCAGAAAAGATCAAATTATTGCCGTGCCAACTTTAATTAAAAAATTACCTCTACCCTTTAAACAAATTATTGGTGATTTGTCCAATCAAGAAAAGGTTTTAGTGGGACTAGAGTTAAAGAAAGTGACTAATTAG
- a CDS encoding PAS domain-containing protein produces MMSTSNPPIPNDLLSAIDRNPSVVTADTTVMVAIAMMGETGSNYVLVVESIQPERAGLIGILTERDIVRICTQPIPLNQLPIQTVMSHPVTTLHESALTDITNVLELLQQNRIRHLPILDDQDRIVGLLDKDSLVEIVRKQAEMNLLQLNKDLEAKVKQRTAALQASELTNRTMLEAIPDLLLRLQRDGSCLAYINPGIETGDFLPIVNHISEVLPPDLLQNQLQIIGQAIATGELQVYEHSFLKQDRVVYEEVRILAINDQEVLAIVRDIGDRKQAEAALHKLNQNLERRVERRTAALQRSESRLREAQQIARLGDWNLDLLNQKLIWSAEVFKIFGLDPNQPEPTYEEMLQYYPLDERKRVTDFVDRAIQGEPYEADFQVIRADGSSVHTFAKAEPIWDASGQVIGLFGIVMDISDRKAIQEALQHSEERARATLLALPDLVFRVNRDGQYLDFLTSPQGKNLVDPDQAMGKSIYEALPADIVPTHSETKYAALQQALATQTVQSYEQEVWIEGKLRHEEVRVAPCNHDEVVFFVRDISDRKQIEKSLRESQQFIQTIIDTIPLSLFWKNRESVYLGCNQQLAAILGLSSTTEIIGKTDFDLSFLEAEAIAYRADDQRVMESAEPRLVIEETLTLPNGEQRWLETHKAPLRDSEGQIIGLVGITQDVTTRRQTEARLKHQAEHKRLLGLIIERVRSSLNLEEILNDTIKEIRQVLQSDRVLIYRLAPNGAASAITETVLPNWLKILNIEFPESVITQDRYDYYVQGAVFTFCDRENDNQSVLPSVREFFAKIQVKAAVVVPIIQHQTLWGFLSVHQCDFPRQWQDWEINLLKQIASQLAIAIQQASLHQQIQSELLIRRETEIKLTSSNEELSTINEELARATRLKDEFLANMSHELRTPLNAILGMTEGLQEQVFGSVNERQIKALQTVERSSNHLLELINDILDIAKIESGQMVLDRNLCSVSLLCQSSLAFVKQQALKKGIQLEIKIQLNLPDLLVDERRIRQVLINLLNNAVKFTPEGGRITLEVKQLPPISTTDSASPQFLHIAVIDTGIGISPENIKKLFQPFIQIDSALNRQYEGTGLGLALVKRIVELHDGTVGLTSELGVGSRFTIDLPYDLNFAISPEAIVEDKLTTTSELSSSDNKALILLVEDNEANISTFTSYLKAKGYRITVAKNGEEAIALVQTETPDLILMDIQMPGMDGIEAIKHIREDLKLDIHIIALTALTMPGDRERCLTAGANDYLAKPVKLKQLVSTIQAVLAVS; encoded by the coding sequence ATGATGAGTACTTCAAATCCCCCCATCCCCAACGATTTACTGTCTGCGATCGACCGTAATCCTTCGGTGGTGACAGCAGATACGACAGTTATGGTAGCGATCGCTATGATGGGTGAAACTGGTTCAAACTATGTGCTAGTGGTGGAAAGTATACAACCTGAAAGAGCAGGCTTGATTGGCATTCTGACCGAACGAGATATTGTCCGCATTTGCACCCAGCCCATCCCCCTAAACCAGTTGCCAATTCAGACGGTGATGAGCCATCCAGTTACTACTCTCCATGAATCTGCGCTTACGGACATCACTAATGTCTTGGAGCTATTGCAGCAGAATCGGATTCGGCATTTGCCCATCCTAGATGATCAAGATCGCATCGTGGGGCTACTAGACAAAGACTCCTTAGTTGAGATCGTGCGTAAACAAGCCGAAATGAACCTCTTGCAACTCAACAAAGACTTAGAAGCGAAAGTGAAACAACGGACTGCTGCCTTACAAGCTAGCGAACTAACTAATCGCACTATGCTGGAGGCGATTCCAGATTTGTTGCTACGACTTCAGCGAGATGGCTCTTGCTTGGCTTACATCAATCCAGGAATTGAAACTGGGGATTTTCTGCCAATTGTCAATCATATTTCCGAAGTTCTACCACCAGATTTGCTCCAAAACCAGCTACAAATTATCGGGCAGGCGATCGCCACAGGTGAACTGCAAGTCTATGAACACAGCTTTCTCAAGCAGGATCGTGTAGTTTACGAAGAAGTCAGGATACTCGCAATTAATGACCAAGAAGTTTTGGCTATTGTGCGGGATATTGGCGATCGCAAACAGGCAGAAGCAGCCTTACATAAACTCAACCAAAATCTTGAACGCAGAGTGGAGAGACGTACTGCCGCTTTGCAACGGAGTGAATCCCGTTTGCGGGAGGCACAACAGATTGCCCGTCTTGGTGATTGGAACCTAGACCTCCTAAACCAGAAACTGATTTGGTCTGCTGAAGTTTTTAAGATTTTTGGTCTCGACCCTAATCAGCCTGAACCCACCTATGAAGAAATGCTCCAATATTATCCATTGGATGAACGAAAGCGTGTCACTGATTTTGTAGATAGAGCAATTCAGGGTGAACCCTATGAAGCAGACTTCCAAGTTATTCGAGCCGATGGTTCCTCTGTGCATACTTTTGCCAAGGCAGAACCGATCTGGGATGCGTCAGGGCAGGTGATCGGATTATTTGGAATTGTCATGGATATTAGCGATCGCAAAGCCATCCAAGAAGCCCTACAACACAGCGAAGAACGCGCCCGTGCCACTTTATTAGCCTTACCCGATTTGGTATTTCGAGTTAACCGTGATGGTCAATATTTGGATTTCCTCACATCACCTCAAGGTAAAAATCTGGTTGATCCTGATCAAGCGATGGGCAAAAGTATATATGAGGCTTTGCCAGCAGATATTGTCCCAACTCATTCAGAAACTAAATATGCGGCTCTGCAGCAAGCCCTTGCCACTCAAACCGTGCAGAGCTACGAACAAGAGGTTTGGATTGAGGGCAAACTCCGTCACGAGGAAGTGCGCGTTGCTCCATGCAACCATGATGAAGTAGTCTTTTTTGTGCGTGATATTAGCGATCGCAAACAGATTGAGAAGTCTTTGCGAGAATCTCAACAGTTTATTCAAACCATAATTGATACTATTCCACTCTCGTTATTTTGGAAGAATCGAGAGTCTGTCTATTTAGGATGCAATCAGCAACTTGCTGCAATCCTAGGTTTGTCCTCAACAACCGAAATTATTGGCAAAACTGATTTTGATCTTTCATTTTTGGAAGCCGAAGCGATCGCCTATCGTGCCGACGATCAGCGTGTTATGGAATCTGCTGAACCCAGATTAGTAATCGAGGAAACCCTAACCTTACCTAATGGTGAACAGAGATGGTTAGAAACTCACAAAGCCCCCCTGCGAGACTCGGAAGGTCAGATTATTGGTTTAGTAGGGATAACTCAAGATGTCACCACTCGCCGCCAAACTGAAGCTAGATTAAAACACCAAGCCGAACATAAACGCCTATTAGGATTGATTATAGAACGGGTGCGATCGTCTTTAAACTTAGAAGAGATTCTTAATGACACTATTAAGGAAATTCGTCAGGTTTTACAGTCAGATCGAGTGTTGATCTATCGTTTGGCTCCAAATGGAGCAGCGTCTGCTATTACCGAAACTGTTTTGCCAAATTGGCTCAAAATTCTCAATATCGAATTTCCTGAAAGCGTTATTACCCAAGACAGATACGATTACTATGTCCAAGGAGCAGTATTTACCTTTTGCGATCGCGAAAATGATAACCAGTCAGTCTTACCGAGCGTGCGTGAATTCTTTGCCAAAATCCAAGTCAAAGCCGCAGTTGTAGTTCCAATTATTCAGCATCAAACTCTCTGGGGATTTCTGAGCGTTCATCAATGTGATTTTCCACGCCAGTGGCAAGACTGGGAAATTAATTTACTGAAACAAATTGCGAGCCAGTTGGCGATCGCCATTCAACAAGCCAGCCTACACCAGCAAATTCAGTCTGAACTGTTGATAAGGCGGGAAACTGAAATAAAACTCACCAGCAGTAATGAAGAACTCTCAACCATTAACGAAGAACTTGCCCGTGCCACCCGCCTCAAGGATGAGTTTTTAGCTAACATGAGCCACGAACTCCGCACTCCTCTCAATGCGATCTTGGGCATGACAGAAGGTTTACAAGAGCAAGTCTTTGGTTCTGTAAATGAGCGGCAAATCAAAGCATTACAAACCGTAGAACGTAGCAGTAATCATCTACTGGAGTTGATCAACGACATCCTCGATATCGCCAAAATCGAATCTGGTCAGATGGTACTAGACCGTAACCTCTGCTCTGTATCTCTACTCTGTCAATCTAGTCTTGCCTTCGTCAAACAACAGGCACTAAAAAAAGGCATCCAGCTAGAGATTAAAATCCAACTGAATCTACCCGACCTGCTAGTGGATGAGCGCCGTATCCGTCAGGTGTTGATCAACCTGCTTAACAATGCCGTGAAATTCACCCCAGAGGGAGGACGCATCACCCTAGAAGTTAAACAACTTCCCCCCATATCCACTACAGATTCCGCATCGCCACAATTTTTACACATTGCTGTAATCGATACAGGTATTGGGATTTCACCAGAGAATATTAAAAAACTGTTTCAGCCCTTTATTCAAATTGATAGTGCCTTAAATCGACAATATGAAGGAACTGGTTTGGGGCTTGCACTCGTTAAACGTATTGTCGAACTCCACGATGGCACTGTAGGACTAACTAGCGAACTAGGTGTGGGAAGCCGCTTTACAATCGATCTACCCTATGATCTTAATTTTGCCATCTCACCTGAAGCGATCGTAGAAGATAAATTAACCACCACTTCAGAATTAAGCTCCTCAGACAACAAAGCCCTGATCCTGCTAGTAGAAGATAATGAGGCAAATATCAGTACCTTTACCAGTTACCTCAAAGCAAAGGGCTATCGCATTACTGTGGCAAAAAATGGCGAAGAAGCGATCGCTCTGGTGCAAACCGAAACCCCTGATCTAATTTTGATGGATATTCAAATGCCGGGTATGGATGGCATCGAAGCAATTAAGCACATTCGTGAAGACCTTAAATTAGATATACATATTATTGCTTTAACAGCCCTAACAATGCCCGGCGATCGGGAGCGTTGTCTCACCGCAGGAGCTAATGATTATTTGGCTAAACCTGTTAAGTTAAAGCAATTGGTAAGCACTATCCAAGCAGTTTTAGCAGTTTCTTAG